A region from the Arachis ipaensis cultivar K30076 chromosome B01, Araip1.1, whole genome shotgun sequence genome encodes:
- the LOC110271342 gene encoding uncharacterized protein LOC110271342 yields MIGRADIEGSKSNVAMNAWLPQASYPCGNFSDTSSFKFRRSKGSLGHAFTVRIRTGNQNQTSFYPYVPHEISVLVELILGHLRYLLTDGPPQPNSPPDNVFRPDRPAEASLGSKKRGNAPPPIHGISKITLKVVVFHFRRFRLPLILHLSSHFTKSD; encoded by the coding sequence ATGATAGGAAGAGCCGACATCGAAGGATCAAAAAGCAACGTCGCTATGAACGCTTGGCTGCCACAAGCCAGTTATCCCTGTGGTAACTTTTCTGACACCTCTAGCTTCAAATTCCGAAGGTCTAAAGGATCGTTAGGCCACGCTTTCACGGTTCGTATTCGTACTGGAAATCAGAATCAAACGAGCTTTTACCCTTATGTTCCACACGAGATTTCTGTTCTCGTTGAGCTCATCTTAGGACACCTGCGTTATCTTTTAACAGATGGGCCGCCCCAGCCAAACTCCCCACCTGACAATGTCTTCCGCCCGGATCGACCGGCCGAAGCCAGCCTTGGGTCCAAAAAGAGGGGCAATGCCCCGCCTCCGATTCACGGAATAAGTAAAATAACGTTAAAAGTAGTGGTATTTCACTTTCGCCGTTTCCGGCTCCCACTTATCCTACACCTCTCAAGTCATTTCACAAAGTCGGACTAG